The following are encoded together in the Lathyrus oleraceus cultivar Zhongwan6 chromosome 3, CAAS_Psat_ZW6_1.0, whole genome shotgun sequence genome:
- the LOC127130536 gene encoding secreted RxLR effector protein 161-like: MENSSHKRTHAPTQLKLTKDEKGVNMDQSLYKSMVGSLLYLIASRPDITFSVGVCDRYQYEPKMSHIIQVKRILKYINGTSNYGMLYSYNANSLLTGYCDADWADSAEDIKRSFGGCFFLGNNIISWFSKKKNHVSLSTTEAEYIAAGSSFSQLIWMK; encoded by the coding sequence atggaaaattCTAGTCATAAAAGGACACATGCACCAACTCAATTGAAATTGACTAAAGATGAAAAAGGTGTAAATATGGATCAAAGTCTATATAAGAGTATGGTTGGGAGTTTGCTGTATCTTATAGCTAGCAGACCTGACATTACATTTTCTGTAGGAGTATGTGATAGATATCAGTATGAACCCAAAATGAGTCATATTATTCAAGTAAAAAGGATCCTGAAGTATATCAATGGAACTAGTAACTATGGAATGTTGTATTCTTATAATGCAAACTCCTTGCTTACAGGATACTGTGATGCAGATTGGGCAGACAGTGCTGAAGATATAAAGAGAAGTTttggaggatgtttcttcttgggaaataATATTATATCTTGGTTCAGTAAGAAGAAAAATCATGTGTCCTTATCTACGACTGAGGCTGAATATATTGCAGCAGGAAGTAGTTTCTCTCAATTAATTTGGATGAAATAA